From the genome of Halorussus caseinilyticus, one region includes:
- a CDS encoding Mut7-C RNAse domain-containing protein gives MADDQSRRTPADAPLLLDVMLGKLATYLRMCGYDAAYALDRGIEADDALADLADSEGRLLVTRDSELASRAGGLLIKSLDVTDQLHELANAGFALELSDPARCAECNAALVAVAAGAETPEYAPDTDEFRVWRCPDCGQHFWKGSHWESVEETLSEL, from the coding sequence ATGGCCGACGACCAATCGCGCCGGACGCCCGCCGACGCGCCCCTCCTGCTCGACGTGATGCTCGGCAAGTTGGCGACCTACCTCAGGATGTGTGGCTACGACGCGGCCTACGCGCTGGACCGGGGTATCGAGGCCGACGACGCGCTTGCGGACCTCGCCGATTCGGAGGGCCGACTGCTGGTGACGCGGGACTCGGAACTGGCCTCGCGCGCGGGCGGACTACTTATAAAATCGCTCGACGTGACCGACCAACTCCACGAACTGGCGAACGCCGGGTTCGCGCTGGAACTCTCGGACCCGGCGCGGTGCGCCGAGTGCAACGCGGCGTTGGTCGCGGTGGCGGCGGGCGCGGAGACGCCCGAGTACGCGCCCGACACCGACGAGTTCCGGGTCTGGCGGTGTCCGGACTGCGGTCAGCACTTCTGGAAAGGGAGTCACTGGGAGTCGGTCGAAGAGACGCTTTCGGAACTCTAA
- a CDS encoding DUF7139 domain-containing protein encodes MTSLADAYEENVGEVGNVRLLYLGVCLFTAGALLVVLAIVVSTTGVESAVGLEWWQGREVAGVLAGLGVPAVFVGIFSVLPASQRVRAAAAIGAGVSILGVALFTYAYPYKWAGSDGPADLTLPVVAVYFFGVLVTFGCLFVAVVNFKTRNDPGGTVTLEVAHEGEVRTVEVQKGELENFENLDEVRALRTGLADSAAGNPDNDPEPVAVDRFGADSAGADPSGTDPSETGLGGVAFMGDTPDGETPTQTNQPGRRTPNRRTPNQRTATSGRGVPTSDGGTTDDDITSPLDDADAPAQPRQRTTDAYCGNCRHFEYVRTNEGMQPRCGYYGRTMDDMDACEEWEPNS; translated from the coding sequence ATGACAAGCCTCGCGGACGCCTACGAGGAGAACGTCGGCGAAGTCGGGAACGTCCGCCTCCTCTACCTCGGAGTCTGCCTGTTCACCGCCGGGGCACTGCTCGTCGTGCTGGCCATCGTCGTCTCCACGACGGGCGTCGAATCGGCCGTGGGACTGGAGTGGTGGCAAGGTCGGGAAGTCGCGGGCGTCCTCGCCGGACTCGGCGTACCGGCGGTGTTCGTCGGCATCTTCAGCGTCCTCCCCGCCAGCCAACGCGTCCGGGCCGCGGCCGCAATCGGCGCGGGCGTCTCGATACTCGGCGTGGCGCTGTTCACCTACGCCTATCCCTACAAGTGGGCGGGGTCCGACGGTCCGGCAGACCTCACCCTGCCGGTCGTCGCCGTCTACTTCTTCGGCGTCCTCGTCACCTTCGGATGCCTGTTCGTCGCCGTCGTCAACTTCAAGACGCGAAACGACCCCGGCGGGACCGTGACGCTCGAAGTCGCTCACGAGGGCGAGGTCCGGACCGTCGAAGTCCAGAAGGGCGAACTGGAGAACTTCGAGAACTTGGACGAGGTGCGCGCGCTCCGGACCGGACTCGCGGACTCGGCCGCCGGGAACCCCGACAACGACCCCGAACCGGTCGCCGTCGACCGCTTCGGGGCCGACTCCGCCGGGGCCGACCCTTCCGGGACCGACCCCTCCGAGACCGGACTCGGCGGCGTCGCCTTCATGGGAGACACCCCGGACGGCGAGACGCCGACGCAGACGAACCAACCGGGGCGGCGAACCCCGAACCGGCGGACCCCGAACCAGCGGACCGCCACCTCCGGCCGAGGCGTCCCGACGAGCGACGGCGGCACGACGGACGACGACATCACGTCGCCGCTGGACGACGCCGACGCCCCTGCCCAACCCCGCCAGCGAACCACCGACGCCTACTGTGGCAACTGTCGGCACTTCGAGTACGTCCGGACCAACGAGGGGATGCAACCCCGGTGTGGCTACTACGGCCGGACGATGGACGACATGGACGCCTGCGAGGAGTGGGAACCGAACAGTTAG
- a CDS encoding MFS transporter produces the protein MAESSGGSLRLFGNREFVALASTAFARSQAYSTILIALALYADMFDTSGTVEGLFGTAFAAIQLLIVLPLGRYIDLRDSKKFLLAGLALNVVVFVGFAFASGVEHVILLRVVQGFSASILWLTGTTVIGEISPDDSRGLWIGTYNQVGAFSSLLGDVFGGLLLFLYDFEVTYAVLSVITVGAFLAVFAFLRDNPGGRADPEEATGYETLADLMERRAIKALVFFRGAFSVGKMAVIIFLPIYARTEFGINALVIGGIMAGGKLTKSLTQGKVGDLTDRFGEKYRFILAGALTYALGTALVPLAGFAEGYVPGTTLTAFGTSLALPGAFFVLFAAYAVLGVADSLRLPASMALFVEEGEHFDAVGSSLSLRSIAWKVGQVGGPVLVGAIWDATSVLVAFWTAAAFIVVSAAVFAWLFTMEPAPDHATAAADD, from the coding sequence GTGGCCGAGTCCAGCGGCGGGTCGCTCCGTCTGTTCGGGAACCGCGAGTTCGTCGCGCTCGCCAGCACCGCGTTCGCCCGGAGTCAGGCCTACTCGACCATCCTCATCGCGCTGGCGCTGTACGCCGACATGTTCGACACATCGGGTACCGTCGAAGGACTGTTCGGCACGGCGTTCGCCGCGATTCAGTTGCTCATCGTCCTGCCGCTGGGCCGGTACATCGACCTGCGGGACTCGAAGAAGTTCCTGCTCGCGGGTCTGGCGCTCAACGTCGTCGTGTTCGTCGGGTTCGCGTTCGCCTCCGGCGTCGAACACGTCATCCTGCTCCGGGTCGTGCAGGGCTTCTCGGCGAGCATCCTCTGGTTGACCGGCACCACCGTCATCGGCGAAATCAGCCCCGACGACTCCCGAGGACTCTGGATAGGCACCTACAATCAGGTCGGCGCGTTCTCCAGTCTGCTCGGCGACGTGTTCGGCGGCCTGCTCCTGTTTCTCTACGACTTCGAAGTCACCTACGCCGTCCTGTCGGTCATCACCGTCGGCGCGTTCCTCGCGGTGTTCGCGTTCCTCCGGGACAACCCCGGCGGTCGGGCGGACCCCGAGGAAGCCACCGGCTACGAGACGCTCGCGGACCTGATGGAGCGCCGGGCAATCAAGGCGCTGGTCTTCTTCCGCGGGGCGTTCAGCGTCGGCAAGATGGCGGTCATCATCTTCCTGCCCATCTACGCCCGGACCGAGTTCGGCATCAACGCCTTGGTCATCGGCGGCATCATGGCCGGGGGCAAACTCACCAAGTCGCTCACGCAGGGGAAGGTCGGCGACCTGACCGACCGCTTCGGCGAGAAGTATCGGTTCATCCTCGCCGGCGCGCTGACCTACGCGCTCGGCACCGCGCTCGTCCCCCTCGCGGGGTTCGCCGAGGGGTACGTCCCCGGCACGACGCTCACGGCGTTCGGCACGTCGCTGGCGCTCCCCGGGGCCTTCTTCGTGCTGTTCGCGGCCTACGCGGTCCTCGGCGTGGCCGACAGCCTTCGACTTCCGGCGAGCATGGCGCTGTTCGTGGAGGAGGGCGAACACTTCGACGCGGTGGGGTCCAGCCTCTCGCTTCGGTCAATCGCGTGGAAAGTCGGACAGGTCGGCGGCCCGGTGCTGGTCGGGGCCATCTGGGACGCCACGTCGGTCCTCGTGGCGTTCTGGACCGCCGCGGCGTTCATCGTCGTCTCGGCCGCCGTCTTCGCGTGGTTGTTCACGATGGAACCCGCCCCGGACCACGCGACCGCGGCGGCCGACGACTGA
- a CDS encoding S8/S53 family peptidase — protein sequence MSPRENDETEYSSETGRRRFLQGVGVVTATSFVGASSALAAPSRKRTPNPYPKTGSGPSFESDAYFRHISELPSVKRQLESYEKSGKVGHLMTHDLRQKLSDSASGTVDLTVSTCGERSEMYSKGQYERPLHGWRPTETEVKELKKYGDVVFVPDVVSTKVGLSNVAVGDIPKIAALDFVLEIGHDPALEVPDGETNDISTQASNPTADDLKTSSHNSFDSEVYDLTTYTQVGVIGTGYPSTTSWSKNWAESIGIDTNKAKDFVDSDWRTGDSHGTDCADTVAYMLKEGDPESNLIVPLKVWDDSDNKVVTSAFRNAIDYATKNDIPICSTSVETAANEGTCPSTLCEELDSYCSAGYMITCATGNDDKEYEVCHPATSYFTIGVGGYNGSCSGGYSCDPASNYGSILYYDDNFNTTYCSWCYNAAGQRSFQPDVYACYSFDTDAGNNIAGTSFAAPVVAAGGAVHHSVHGSTGYGTHRSKYHGMNNHTVCPSESSNSGDVLHVPDLT from the coding sequence ATGTCCCCGCGAGAAAACGACGAAACGGAGTACAGTAGCGAAACTGGTCGCCGTCGTTTCCTCCAAGGCGTCGGCGTAGTCACTGCAACGAGTTTTGTCGGAGCGTCGTCTGCCCTCGCCGCACCGAGCCGAAAGCGGACGCCGAACCCCTACCCGAAGACGGGGTCCGGACCCTCGTTCGAGAGCGATGCGTACTTCCGGCACATCTCGGAACTCCCATCCGTCAAGCGACAACTCGAGAGCTACGAGAAGTCCGGAAAGGTGGGTCATCTCATGACCCACGACCTCCGGCAGAAACTCTCGGACAGCGCCAGCGGCACAGTTGACCTCACTGTCAGCACGTGCGGCGAGCGCTCGGAGATGTACTCGAAGGGGCAGTACGAACGACCGCTTCACGGTTGGCGACCGACCGAGACTGAGGTCAAAGAACTGAAGAAGTACGGCGACGTGGTGTTCGTCCCGGATGTTGTCTCGACCAAGGTCGGTCTCTCGAACGTCGCCGTAGGCGACATCCCGAAAATCGCGGCGCTCGACTTCGTTTTGGAAATCGGCCACGACCCGGCGTTGGAGGTCCCCGACGGAGAGACGAACGACATCTCGACGCAGGCGAGCAACCCGACCGCAGACGACCTCAAAACGTCGAGTCACAACTCCTTCGACAGCGAGGTCTACGACCTCACGACCTACACGCAGGTCGGCGTCATCGGTACCGGGTATCCGAGTACCACATCGTGGAGTAAGAACTGGGCCGAGTCCATCGGTATCGACACCAACAAAGCGAAAGACTTCGTGGACAGCGACTGGCGAACGGGCGATAGCCACGGAACGGACTGTGCCGATACCGTTGCGTACATGCTCAAGGAAGGCGACCCTGAATCCAACCTCATCGTACCGCTCAAGGTGTGGGACGACAGCGACAACAAGGTCGTAACCAGCGCCTTCCGCAACGCGATAGACTACGCGACGAAAAACGACATCCCGATTTGTAGCACGTCCGTCGAGACGGCCGCCAACGAGGGGACGTGTCCCAGCACGCTCTGTGAGGAACTCGACTCCTACTGTAGCGCAGGCTACATGATTACGTGCGCTACCGGAAACGACGACAAGGAGTACGAGGTCTGCCACCCCGCAACGTCGTACTTCACCATCGGCGTCGGTGGCTACAACGGAAGTTGCTCGGGTGGATATAGCTGTGACCCCGCCTCAAACTACGGGAGCATCCTCTACTACGACGATAACTTCAACACGACGTACTGCTCGTGGTGTTACAACGCCGCGGGACAGCGTTCGTTCCAACCGGACGTGTACGCGTGTTACTCGTTCGACACCGACGCGGGCAACAACATCGCGGGAACGTCGTTCGCCGCACCTGTGGTCGCGGCCGGCGGTGCCGTCCACCACTCGGTCCACGGTTCGACCGGTTACGGCACCCACAGGTCTAAGTACCACGGCATGAACAACCACACCGTGTGTCCGAGCGAGTCCTCCAACTCCGGCGACGTGCTTCACGTCCCCGACCTCACGTAA
- a CDS encoding HAH_0734 family protein translates to MKRLIIHGDPGIRKNAVIDYDGDERVCFAISRQGDWHGPDEPQLWCVIGTEDEREDFEKRNYVPHWLETESADAEDIDIVKRAEEVAVA, encoded by the coding sequence ATGAAGCGACTCATCATCCACGGGGACCCCGGCATCCGGAAGAACGCCGTCATCGACTACGACGGCGACGAGCGCGTCTGCTTCGCCATCAGTCGGCAGGGCGACTGGCACGGTCCCGACGAACCCCAACTGTGGTGCGTCATCGGCACCGAAGACGAGCGCGAGGACTTCGAGAAGCGAAACTACGTCCCCCACTGGCTCGAAACCGAGTCGGCGGACGCCGAGGACATCGACATCGTGAAGCGCGCCGAGGAAGTCGCCGTCGCGTAA
- a CDS encoding alpha/beta hydrolase, whose amino-acid sequence MTFNRRTFLKRSAVTTTGLAAVVGSTGTAAASDVPLISTRDHFDDDGNLKSGYGTFEYDTSGDVPGVDTGCVGDLTVFIHGWDKKSSESDAEQAAHDKISHARDELTAAGYDGTVVGYTWDNDVGGGVDYGWGEAQNAAQGNGPKLAQFAVDLKYNCPSANVRFVSHSLGAQVLLSSLRSLNGSWFTDNGYEVLTTHLLGAAQDNEAPTQEWPDTYNAISNVVTGAFNYYSEADDVLQWVYNTIEFDQALGETGAEDGNTPAPNYTDFDGTGQVGDNHSGYLTNLSDEIVYHQNHLGSYV is encoded by the coding sequence ATGACGTTCAATCGACGGACGTTTCTGAAGCGTAGCGCAGTGACCACCACCGGACTCGCCGCAGTCGTCGGTTCCACCGGCACCGCGGCGGCGTCGGACGTGCCCCTCATCTCGACGCGGGACCACTTCGACGACGACGGCAACCTCAAGTCCGGGTACGGGACCTTCGAGTACGACACCAGCGGCGACGTGCCCGGCGTCGATACGGGTTGCGTCGGCGACCTGACCGTCTTCATCCACGGATGGGACAAGAAGAGTAGCGAGTCGGACGCCGAACAAGCCGCCCACGACAAGATTAGCCACGCCCGAGACGAACTCACCGCGGCCGGATACGACGGTACCGTCGTCGGCTACACGTGGGACAACGACGTTGGCGGCGGCGTAGACTACGGATGGGGCGAGGCCCAGAATGCCGCGCAGGGCAACGGTCCGAAACTCGCCCAGTTCGCGGTGGACCTCAAGTACAACTGCCCGAGCGCGAACGTCCGGTTCGTCAGTCACTCGCTGGGCGCGCAGGTTCTGCTGAGTTCGCTCCGGTCGCTGAACGGGTCGTGGTTCACGGACAACGGCTACGAAGTCCTCACGACTCACCTGCTCGGTGCCGCACAGGACAACGAAGCGCCTACCCAAGAGTGGCCCGATACCTACAACGCCATCTCTAACGTGGTCACGGGCGCGTTCAACTACTACAGCGAGGCCGACGACGTTCTTCAGTGGGTTTACAACACCATCGAGTTCGACCAAGCCCTCGGCGAGACGGGTGCCGAAGACGGCAACACGCCCGCGCCGAACTACACCGACTTCGACGGGACCGGTCAGGTCGGCGACAACCACTCGGGCTACCTGACGAACCTCTCGGACGAAATCGTCTACCACCAGAACCACCTCGGTTCGTACGTCTAA
- a CDS encoding 50S ribosomal protein L44e has translation MQMPRRFNTYCPHCKAHEEHEVEKVRTGRSTGMKWDQRKQREGSKGIGNRGRFSKVPGGDKPTKKTDLKYRCSECGKAHLREGWRAGRLEFQE, from the coding sequence ATGCAGATGCCACGACGGTTCAATACGTACTGCCCGCACTGCAAGGCACACGAAGAACACGAAGTCGAGAAGGTTCGTACCGGTCGCTCGACCGGGATGAAGTGGGACCAGCGCAAACAGCGCGAAGGCTCGAAGGGTATCGGGAACCGCGGCCGGTTCTCCAAGGTGCCCGGCGGGGACAAGCCCACGAAGAAGACCGACCTCAAGTACCGCTGTAGCGAGTGTGGCAAGGCCCACCTCCGAGAGGGATGGCGCGCTGGCCGACTGGAGTTCCAGGAGTAA
- a CDS encoding 30S ribosomal protein S27e, translated as MAGNFYTVQCPDCDNEQTVFGKASTEVACAVCGATLARPTGGDAEFEGEVTETVEAR; from the coding sequence ATGGCAGGAAACTTTTACACCGTCCAATGCCCGGACTGTGACAACGAACAGACCGTCTTCGGCAAAGCCTCGACCGAGGTCGCGTGCGCCGTCTGCGGTGCGACCCTCGCTCGGCCGACCGGCGGCGACGCCGAATTCGAAGGCGAAGTGACCGAGACGGTAGAAGCGCGATGA
- a CDS encoding translation initiation factor IF-2 subunit alpha: MKYSGWPEPGELVVGKIDEIEDFGVFVDLSEYEGKRGLIHVSEVASGWIKNIRDHVNEGQTVVCKVLEVDESAQQIDLSLKDVNDHQHSEKIQEWKNEQKADNWMELAFGEDVDDDKYAHVANEMLAEFGGLYSGFEQAAIHGPEALEDSDLTDEEVERIVDTARENVSVPYVKVTGYVDLESSAESGVDDIKEALQAAEGNGDIPEEVELEVTYVGAPEYRIRVKAPNYKTAESQLEESAARARSAIESVGGTGSFHRERQTEDE; this comes from the coding sequence ATGAAGTACAGCGGCTGGCCTGAACCCGGCGAACTCGTCGTCGGGAAGATAGACGAAATCGAGGACTTCGGCGTCTTCGTGGACCTCTCGGAGTACGAGGGCAAGCGTGGTCTCATCCACGTCAGCGAAGTCGCCAGCGGGTGGATTAAGAACATCCGCGACCACGTCAACGAGGGCCAGACGGTCGTCTGCAAGGTACTCGAGGTAGACGAGAGCGCCCAGCAGATTGACCTCTCGCTGAAGGACGTAAACGACCACCAGCACTCCGAGAAGATTCAGGAGTGGAAAAACGAGCAGAAGGCGGACAACTGGATGGAACTGGCCTTCGGCGAGGACGTGGACGACGACAAGTACGCGCACGTCGCCAACGAGATGCTCGCGGAGTTCGGCGGTCTCTACAGCGGCTTCGAACAGGCGGCCATCCACGGTCCCGAAGCCCTCGAAGACAGCGACCTGACCGACGAGGAAGTCGAGCGAATCGTGGACACCGCCCGCGAGAACGTCTCGGTGCCCTACGTCAAGGTCACGGGCTACGTGGACCTCGAAAGCTCCGCGGAGAGCGGCGTGGACGACATCAAGGAAGCCCTCCAAGCCGCGGAGGGCAACGGCGACATCCCCGAAGAGGTCGAACTCGAAGTGACCTACGTGGGTGCGCCCGAGTACCGCATCCGGGTGAAAGCGCCCAACTACAAGACCGCCGAGTCCCAACTCGAAGAGAGCGCGGCGCGCGCGCGCTCTGCCATCGAGTCGGTCGGCGGCACGGGGTCGTTCCACCGCGAACGACAGACCGAAGACGAGTAA
- a CDS encoding RNA-protein complex protein Nop10 — protein sequence MKSDIRVCSAWRDRHVRPVYTLSETCPECGADAVNSAPAPFNPEDPHGEYRRALKERARE from the coding sequence ATGAAATCCGACATTCGCGTCTGCTCGGCGTGGCGCGACCGCCACGTTCGGCCGGTTTACACCCTTTCTGAGACCTGTCCGGAGTGCGGAGCCGACGCCGTCAACAGCGCACCCGCGCCGTTCAATCCCGAGGACCCGCATGGCGAATACCGACGCGCACTTAAGGAGCGCGCCCGCGAGTAA
- a CDS encoding proteasome assembly chaperone family protein, with product MNELDIEAVADPDLRDPVLVEGLPGVGHVGKLAADHLVEEKESELVRRVYSEHLPPQVSVSDDGTTELACAEIHAVELEDRDLLVLTGDHQASDNAGHYRLTGAFLDAAESFEVETVYALGGVPTGELMDEYAVVGAATDADFVAELEDAGVEFREDEPAGGIVGTSGLLLGLGERRGLRATCLMGETSGYLVDPKSARAVLEVLEDVLGFEVNFDSLEERAEEMEDVANKIQEMENQQSGMPSDENLRYIG from the coding sequence ATGAACGAACTCGACATCGAGGCAGTCGCCGACCCAGACCTGCGGGACCCGGTTCTCGTCGAGGGACTACCGGGCGTGGGTCACGTCGGAAAACTCGCGGCCGACCACCTCGTCGAAGAGAAAGAAAGCGAGTTGGTGCGACGAGTCTACTCCGAACACCTCCCGCCGCAGGTATCGGTCTCCGACGACGGCACGACTGAACTGGCGTGCGCGGAGATTCACGCCGTCGAACTCGAGGACCGCGACCTGTTGGTACTGACCGGCGACCATCAGGCCAGCGACAACGCGGGCCACTACCGACTGACCGGCGCGTTCCTCGACGCGGCCGAGTCGTTCGAAGTCGAGACGGTCTACGCACTCGGCGGCGTTCCGACGGGCGAACTCATGGACGAGTACGCAGTCGTCGGCGCGGCAACCGACGCCGACTTCGTTGCGGAACTGGAGGACGCGGGCGTCGAGTTCCGCGAGGACGAACCCGCGGGCGGCATCGTCGGTACCAGCGGTCTCTTGCTCGGACTCGGCGAGCGCCGTGGACTCCGCGCGACCTGTCTGATGGGCGAGACCAGCGGCTACCTCGTTGACCCCAAGAGCGCGCGGGCCGTCCTCGAAGTGTTAGAGGACGTACTCGGCTTCGAGGTCAACTTCGACTCGCTGGAGGAACGCGCCGAGGAGATGGAAGACGTGGCGAACAAGATTCAGGAGATGGAGAACCAGCAGTCCGGGATGCCAAGCGACGAGAACCTGCGGTACATCGGGTAA
- a CDS encoding DUF7344 domain-containing protein yields the protein MTVKDSNSDRKGELEPGEIHNVLRNDRRRHAIQHLRDADGPLSVDALAEHIATVETGESPPPRDVRKSVYVSLHQTHLPKLDDLEIVDYDQREQVLELRERAEEVEVYMEVVSEDDISWATYYLGVSVLGVVTLLAVQFDLVFVSQFGIEFWSWYLVALFGLSATYHTYSERKYELFE from the coding sequence ATGACAGTAAAGGACTCGAACTCGGACCGCAAAGGCGAACTCGAACCCGGCGAGATACACAACGTCCTTCGGAACGACCGGCGGCGGCACGCGATTCAACACCTCCGAGACGCCGACGGGCCGCTGTCGGTGGACGCGCTGGCCGAACACATCGCCACCGTCGAGACCGGGGAGTCGCCGCCGCCCCGCGACGTGCGCAAGAGCGTCTACGTCTCGCTTCATCAGACGCACCTCCCGAAACTCGACGACCTCGAAATCGTAGACTACGACCAGCGCGAGCAGGTGTTAGAACTCCGCGAACGGGCCGAGGAGGTCGAAGTGTACATGGAAGTGGTCTCGGAAGACGACATCTCGTGGGCGACCTACTACCTCGGCGTGAGCGTCCTCGGCGTCGTCACGCTTCTGGCGGTTCAGTTCGACCTCGTGTTCGTCTCCCAGTTCGGTATCGAGTTCTGGTCGTGGTACCTCGTGGCGCTGTTCGGACTCTCGGCGACGTATCACACCTACTCCGAGCGAAAATACGAACTGTTCGAGTAG
- a CDS encoding J domain-containing protein has translation MPEWLVVGLWLSAGVGVLIGVIFVAGARLYPNPPSNATYTTGEGRRRVEIRQYLSAIGETFAEDHFVEGQHVAFYLPERDVAITFDARAYFRIERSPTYAVLVEHEMPGMHLGDRLPFETPDVSDDDEDERVDPTEAAFAILGVPRGATLSEVKRAYREKVKEVHPDHGGDHEEFQQVREAYTTAKNRVS, from the coding sequence TTGCCCGAATGGTTGGTCGTCGGTCTCTGGCTTTCGGCCGGGGTCGGGGTCCTCATCGGCGTCATCTTCGTCGCCGGGGCGCGGCTCTACCCGAACCCGCCCTCGAACGCCACCTACACCACTGGTGAGGGCCGACGCCGCGTCGAGATTCGCCAGTACCTCTCGGCCATCGGCGAGACGTTCGCCGAGGACCACTTCGTTGAGGGTCAACACGTCGCGTTCTACCTCCCCGAACGCGACGTGGCAATCACCTTCGACGCTCGGGCCTACTTCCGAATCGAGCGGTCGCCGACCTACGCGGTCCTCGTGGAACACGAGATGCCCGGCATGCATCTGGGCGACCGCCTGCCGTTCGAGACGCCCGACGTGTCCGACGACGACGAGGACGAACGCGTGGACCCGACCGAAGCGGCGTTCGCCATCCTCGGGGTGCCCCGCGGAGCGACCCTCTCGGAGGTCAAACGCGCCTACCGGGAGAAGGTCAAGGAGGTCCACCCCGACCACGGCGGCGACCACGAGGAATTCCAACAGGTCCGGGAGGCCTACACCACGGCGAAGAACCGCGTGAGCTAG
- a CDS encoding winged helix-turn-helix transcriptional regulator codes for MADVLENKRAATRFRILAEIADRQPAVSQGEIAEAVGVTSQAVSEYIRALVEDELVEKEGRSRYTVTKEGVDWLLREATDVRRYADHVTDDILGSVQEEAAIATDDVEEGDSVTLSLRDGLLHATPGEAGPATGVATTDAEAGADVGVTGFEGIIDFDPGSVTVFQVPPVRSGGATATDTDALTAACESADLVAAAGVEAVVALRRADCSPATTFAAGEVAAEAAGRGLDAIVVATADLVGRVTDALRDENIAYEVSELES; via the coding sequence ATGGCCGACGTACTGGAGAACAAGCGCGCCGCGACCCGGTTTCGCATCCTCGCCGAAATCGCGGACCGCCAACCGGCGGTGAGTCAGGGCGAAATCGCCGAGGCGGTCGGCGTGACCAGTCAGGCCGTCAGCGAGTACATCCGGGCGCTGGTCGAGGACGAACTGGTCGAGAAAGAGGGTCGGTCGCGCTACACCGTCACCAAGGAGGGCGTCGATTGGCTTCTCCGAGAGGCGACGGACGTGCGCCGGTACGCCGACCACGTCACCGACGACATCCTCGGGAGCGTCCAAGAGGAGGCCGCTATCGCCACCGACGACGTGGAAGAGGGCGACTCGGTGACGCTCTCGCTTCGGGACGGTCTCCTCCACGCGACTCCCGGCGAGGCGGGACCGGCGACCGGCGTCGCCACCACCGACGCCGAGGCGGGCGCGGACGTGGGTGTGACTGGATTCGAGGGCATCATCGACTTCGACCCCGGTTCTGTCACCGTCTTTCAGGTCCCGCCGGTCCGGTCTGGCGGCGCGACTGCCACGGATACCGACGCCCTGACCGCGGCCTGCGAGTCGGCCGACCTCGTGGCCGCCGCGGGCGTCGAAGCGGTCGTTGCGCTCCGGCGGGCCGACTGTAGTCCCGCGACGACGTTCGCGGCGGGCGAGGTGGCCGCGGAAGCGGCGGGCCGGGGACTCGACGCAATCGTCGTCGCTACGGCCGACCTCGTGGGTCGGGTCACCGACGCGCTTCGGGACGAAAACATCGCCTACGAGGTCTCGGAACTCGAATCCTAG
- a CDS encoding putative toxin-antitoxin system toxin component, PIN family: MPRPTVVFDTNVLVAELAFPEEPPACVSLAESGRVEVAVSPALVREFAAVLRYDHLPISALDPERRAEAIERVVGVARVVEPAVRVRAARDADDDAVLECAVASAADVIVSDDFHLRNLDGIAGVRVLTREAFLDCHADHS, encoded by the coding sequence GTGCCCCGTCCGACGGTCGTCTTCGACACCAACGTCCTCGTCGCGGAACTCGCCTTCCCCGAGGAGCCACCGGCCTGCGTCTCGCTCGCGGAGTCCGGACGGGTCGAAGTCGCCGTCTCGCCCGCGCTCGTCCGGGAGTTCGCGGCGGTCCTGCGGTACGACCACCTGCCGATTTCGGCGCTCGACCCCGAACGTCGCGCGGAAGCAATCGAGCGCGTGGTCGGGGTCGCCCGCGTGGTCGAACCCGCGGTCCGGGTCCGCGCCGCCCGAGACGCCGACGACGACGCGGTTCTCGAATGCGCAGTGGCCTCGGCCGCCGACGTAATCGTCTCCGACGACTTCCACCTTCGGAACCTCGACGGCATCGCGGGCGTGCGCGTCCTCACCCGCGAGGCGTTCCTCGACTGCCACGCCGACCACTCTTGA